Genomic window (Pirellulales bacterium):
ACGCACGCACTCCTGGCTCAACCGCGCACGGCGCTTGTTGATCCGCTGGGAAAAGAAAGCCGCGAATTATCTGGGCCTGCTCCATTTTCAATTCGCTATCGTCGCCTTGAGAGCCGCCAAGGTTCTCGGATAGGCTTTTAAACTCTCTGCTCGAGCGTCTCACTGAGCGGAGAGTTTTTTTCGCCCTTGAGTAATTTGCGCCCACCATCGAGCCGCCCGAACAGGTAGTAGAGTCCAGGAATAATGAGGACCCCGACGGCCGTCCCGACCAGCATGCCGCCGGCCGCGGTGGTGCCGATGGTGCGGTTCCCGATCGCACCGGCGCCGGTCGCCACGACCAGCGGAATGAGGCCGGCGATGAAGGCGAAGGACGTCATCTGAATCGGTCGGAAACGGAGTTTGGCGCCTTCGACCGCCGCGTCTGCGAGCGAGACACCTTCCTGCCGCCGCTGGATCGCAAATTCTACGATCAAGATCGCATTCTTGCCCAGTAGACCGACGAGCATGATCAGCCCGATCTGGGCATAGACGTCGTCAGCCAGTCCCAGGGCCTTCAGGAAGAAGAACGATCCAAAGAGCCCGACCGGCAGCGACAAAACAACTGCCAGTGGCAGGATAAAGCTCTCGTATTGAGCGACCAGGACAAGATAAACGAAGGTCACCACGATGAGGAAAATATAGACTGTTTCGTTGCCTTTCCTTGCTTCGTCGTAGGCCAGGCCCGTCCAGCCCACATCGAAACCGCGAGGCAATGTCTGGGCCGCGACCTCTTTGATCGCTTGAATGGCCTGACCGGTGCTGTAGCCAGCGGACGGCGCGCACTGAATCGCGGCAGAAGTGTACAGGTTGTACCGCGTGATTTCGTTCAAGCCCTGCTTGTTCTTGATCGTCATGAACGCGGAATAGGGAACCATATCTCCTTTGTCGTTCTTGACGAAGAGGTTGTCGAGATCCGACGGGTAGCGCCGGAACTCGGCTTTGGCTTGCACGAAGACTTTATAGAAGTAATTGAAACGAATGAATCCCTGCTCCCAGGTGCTACCGATCAGAATATTGAGGCTGTCCATCGCGTCCTTGATGGTCACTCCCTTCTGCATGGCCACGTCGTTGTCGATGATCAAGTCGTACTGAGGGTAGTTAGCGTTGTAGAAGGTGAACAGGTTGCTCACCTCCTTGCGCTTTCTCAGGGTGGCCATGAACTTGTCCGTCACTTCTCCGAGCCGCTGATAATCGGCCGAAAACGTCGTGTCGAGCACGAGCAGCGAAACACCGCCGGCATTGCCGAAGCCAGGGACCGCGGGGGGCTCGAAGAATTCGAGCTTCACGTTGCTCATCGAGCGGGCCTTTTCTTCAAGATCCACAATGAGTTGGCGTGCGGTTCGTTTGCGATCCGACCAGTCCTTCAGATTGATGATACAGGTGCCGGAGTTCGATCCGCGCCCTTCGGTCAGAACCTCGTAGCCGGCGAGCGAGGTAACCGAGGAAACCTCATCGATTTGCTTGGCGAGTTTTTCGAGCTCATGAGATTTGGCGTTGGTGTACTCAAGCGTCGAGCCTGGTGGTGTTTGCAGGACCGCGTAGATAATGCCTTGGTCCTCGCCCGGGATAAAACCGGTCGCAAGCTCCGCGTTGACAATCAGGATCCCAATGCCAAAGGCCCCGACGACAGCCGCTGTCAGCGTTCGACGCGTGACGATTTGCCGTACGATCGCAACATAACCGCCTGTGACCCTCTCAACGAGGTGATCAAATGGTTTCCGCATGAACAGCAACAGAATGAGTCCGAACCCAAGCGGTCCCCACAACTCATAGGCCAGGTACGTAACGCCGCACAGGAGGATTGCTCCGCCGAGCAACACGACCAACTTACCTACGAGTCCGCGTGGTCGTTTGACGTTGCTCGTCCCTGCTTCCGGGCTTGGGTTAGTGTCGCTGTGATTATGCGGTTTGAGAATCATCGCACAGAGCACGGGTGTTAACGTGAGTGCGACCAAGCCGGACAGGACGATGGACGTGGCCATCGTGATGCCAAACTCACGATAGAAGGTTCCGGTTGCCCCAGGAATGAACGTCACCGGAACGAACACAGACGTCATCACCAAGGTAATGGCGATGATGGCGCCCGAAATCTCGTGCATAACCTCGCCTGTTGCCGAGTAGGGCGACAGGTGTTTCTGGGCCATTTTGGCATGCACGGCCTCGACGACCACGATCGCATCGTCTACCACGACGCCGATCGCGAGAACCATGGCGAAAAGCGTGATCAGGTTGATTGACAGTCCCATCAGCCGCAAGACGAAGAAGGTGCCGACCAGCGAAACCGGAACCGCAATCGTCGGGATGAGCGTGGATCGTATATCGCCGAGGAACATGAAAACCACGAGCGACACCAGAATGAACGCCTCGAGCAGGGTATGCAGCACCTTTTCGATCGAGGCGTCCAGAAATTTCGAGACGTCGTAGGCGAATTCGTAATCCATCCCCGGCGGGAACGACTGCCTCTTGATGCTTTCGAGTTCGGCCTTGATGTCCTTGATCACTTCGGCGGCATTGGACCCGGGAGCCTGCTTGAGAGCGATAGACGCCGCGGGATGCCCGTTGATGTCGGAGTAAATGTCGAAGAACTGGGAGCCTAATTCCACCTCGCAAACATCCTTGAGTCGCAGGATTTCGCCGTCGGGGTTGGCTTTCAAAATGATGTTTTCATACTGCGCCGACTTGTTGTAGCGCCCGATGTACGTCAATACGTACTCTTTCGATTGCGACGTCTTGCCCGTGGCCTCGCCGAGTCGTCCGGGCGAGCCGATGACGCTCTGTTCTGACAGGGCCTTCATGACATCGTCGGTCGATACGTTGTAGGCTCGCATGCGGTCGGGATCGAGCCAAATTCGCATGGCAAAGATGCGATTGCCGAGATTTCTGGGGATGCCCATCCCTCGGATCCGCTTGAGGCGGGGCATGACGTAGAGGTTGGCAAAGTTGAAGAGGTCTGTCTGGTCGGAGTTGGGGTCTGTGCTGTAAATATTCAAGTACATCAGCATGCTCGGCACGACCTGGCTGACGAGGATTCCCTCGCGCACCACCAGCGGCGGGAGCTGGAACAGCACGATGTTGACCCGGTTCTGTACGTTCACGACGTTGATGTTCGGATCCGTGCCTGGCTCGAAGTAGATGATGATCGTCGCCTCGCCGGCACTGGTCGCCGAGGAGGTGATAAATCGCATGTTCTGAACGCCGTTGATGGATTGCTCCAACGGAATCAGAACCGAGTCGACCAGCACATTGGCGCTGGCGCCGGGATACGAAATAGAAACCATTACCGTCGGCGGCGCGATGTTAGGGAACTGCGCAACCGGCAGGGTTTCGATTCCTAGCACCCCCAGGAACAGGAGTACGATGGAAATGACGATCGCGAAGGCCGGCCGCGTGAGGACTTTCGTGAACATGGTTCCGCGTCAATCTCGTTTACGTTCGATGTCGAGCATCTCGCTCAGCTGCGGCTATTCCGCATGAAACTTTTGGTGCTTCAGCGCGTCTTCCGGAGCGCGGAAGCTGTATTCCACCTTGGCGCCGTCTTCAACCTCTCGCACACCTTCCAGGACGATCTTATCGGTTACCTTGAGTCCGCTCTCGACGACAAAAATGTCATCCAGTTCGTATTTGAACGTGATCAGGGTCCGATGAACGACGGAGTCCTCGGCTACGACCCATACGTATTGCTTGTCAAGGATGTCAAACGTGGCCCGCTGCGGAATGACCATGACATTCTTCAAGGGCCGGAGGATTTTGATCGTTCCGGTCTGACCGTGGCGCAGCAAACCATCCGGGTTCGGGAAATCCGCACGGAACTTGATATTCCCGTTTTCGTTGTTGAAGTCGGCCTCGATCGCGCCGATTTTTCCGGTTTGCGGGAAGACGTCCCCGTTGGCGAGCACGAGCTCGATCTTGTCGTCGGTCTCGCGCTCTTTACGGGTGGCCATGTAATGCAGGTAGTACTTCTCCGGTACGTTGAAGTACACCCACATCGTGCTGTTGTCAGCCAAGGTGGTGAGAACGTCACCCTCCTTGACCAGGCTCCCTTCGCGTTGGAGCAGCCGGTCGACGATGCCGTCGAACGGTGCGACGACGTCGGCAAAGTTCAATTCCGCCTTGGCGAAGTTCGCCTTGGCCACGGCCTCGTCCATTTCGGCCTTCTTCAGCGACACCTCATTCTGAGAGACGACTTTCTGTTCGGCCAACTGCTGCGTGTACTGGTACTTCTGTTGGGCGACGCTGGCCTTGGCGTTCTCCGCTTCTAGCTTTGCCTTGTAAAGAATGGGCAGAATCTTGAACATGACGTCGCCCTTCTTCACCGACTGGCCTTCGTTGATCAAGATCTCGTCGATATATCCACCCTCGAGGGTGCGAACTTCGATGTGACGCTGCGAGCGAATCTGGCAGACAAACGACTCCGTAATAATGACGTCCTCGATCTTGGGAGTCGTAACGACGATTTTTTGCTCATTCTGCAAGTCCGCTTTGTCCTGGGGGACATGCGAGCTGAACTTGGCGCGGACAAACTCTTTCAAATGCGTATACGAGGCGTTGGCCCCCATCTTCGACAGGGCCAGCAAGGCTCCAATGGCAAGCACGGCGACCAATATGAGGAGGACGGCAGGTCGACGCACGACCACGCTAAGGGGTTTCATCGCGGTTGCTGCTCCGAAAATAGGGCTCATGGCCGATACTGCTCGTGGTTTGTTCCCGGCCACAGCACTCGGGCGCCCGTCCCGAACATCTTGCCTTGATGACTCTTTGCGCTTCCGGGTATTCGCCTGCCACGTCGAATCCCCTATTTGAGAAGCTTTCAAAGAATGCGCTGAGAAAGGCTGCCGTAGGCAACGACGGGAACGAATTCAGCATCCTAATGGTCTCGCCGGTGTGTTTCGGCGGTCTATCTGCATCTTTCCGAAAAAAACGTTTAAAAGGCCTGGCCGCCCCTCGCTCGCCCATTTGGCCTCCCGTACCGAGAATTAACGTCGGTATCCGCCCGCCGGGCTCAGCCCCCGAATTCTTCGGGCGGAACTTCCGGTACCAATCGGTAGCGCGTCGAACTCCTTCTAGACGCTGAATCGGGCGGTGTGGCTTGAACGAAGGCGAAAGTTGCCTGTTGCCAGCTATCGCGCGGGAACCGTATTGGCGATCTGGAAAATCCTAAATGATCGCTGTGCCACTTTGCTTCACGCGCAAATCACAGATTCATGCAGTTTGAGCTAGCAACCTCTGTGCCCTACACGAAGAATCTTCACCAACGGCGGCGGGAAACCCGTGGGCGTGAAGGCCGAATCATTGCTGCAAGGCGGGCGACAGCCGATCGATCACATCGTAGCGTTTCTGGCGACCCGGTCCAAGTTATTGGCCGAGTACCGCCGTTAGCGCAAATCAATCGGTGGTGTGCCAGTCTCGCGCATGGCGTTCAGAAAGCGCGAAGCTCCTCGTCCTTGAGTTTCGATGTTCGGCTCGTCGTCCGTGCGAAACGCGACGTCAATCGTCGTTACTTGAACCGGCGGCTACGACTGCTAGGTCATCGTCATCAGGCTCGAGCAAGTCGGAATCTTGCGCGTGCGCGGCGAACACCGCAGCACGAACGGTCGAGCTTCTATCGGGCAGGCTTACGCTGGCTGTCGCGCCACTGCTGCTCGGATTGGTCGCGGCACGGGACTGTGCGGCCACCGACGCCTGGGCGACGGAACCAACGGACCACTCGGATGTTTCGCTGAGGGGAGCCACAAGAGAATCCGACAGGCCGCCGGCAAACGCCGAATCGGTTGCCGTCGTAACTGAGGAACTAGTTGCTGATGAACTATCGGACGCGTTGGTCGACGACGCAGCCGCGCCGGTCGACTCGGCGGACGGCAAGACGGCTTGATGGGAAGTGACTTGCGGCGACGCCGCCTGCGAAACGATTGCGTGCGGACCGTAGCTGTTGAAATTGCTGATCAGAGCAATGACGTCCCCCATGTTGAACACGCCGTCGCCGTTAACGTCGACGTACAGCGACTTCCCGCCGGGAGCGGTGAGCAAGCTATGCGCACTTGGCAAGCCTACAGGCCCAAGCTGATTGAATGTACCAATCAAAGCGATGACGTCGCCGAGGTTCAAAAAGCCATCAGAATTGACGTCGTACGCGCTGTCGGAGATCGGTGATGGCGAAGCCGTGGCAGTGGAAACGTTCAGACTAACGGCGCTACTCTGACCTGTGACGCGCACCAGGTACTGAGAATTGGCCGAAAGTGGCGTGCTTAGCTGCACCTGCCCGGCCGTGTTCACCGTGCCGTAGGAGACCAGATGCAGACTGGCGTCATACAAACTTAGTTCCAGCGGTGAAGTCGCGCTGGCCCCATTGGCACTGACCTTGACGGTTCCACTCTGCGCGGCCGTGAAGCTATACCACTGCTGCCCCTGAACACTTTGAGCTGCCGTAGTGATTGTATTCGTCAGACTTCCCAGGTTCGTGGCCGCAGGCGAGGAGGTCTGAATCGGCGGGTCGAAATTGCCGACGAGCGGGAGAGCCGTCTGCGCGCCGAACTGCGCAAAAATATCCGACCCAAGTGGCGTCGGACTGAAGGGATGGTCAAGGCCCGTAGGATTCGAGGCCGTCGGATTGGTCGAGATCAACCAGTACCATTCGCCATTCTGCACGCTCGAACCGCTCGTTCGCGGTTGGTACAACCCCAGGTCGGTGCGACCATCCTGATTCATATCGGCAGCGACGGGCACTCCACCAACGCCAGCGAAGCCAAAGTTGATCGTGGCGTCGACTGTTCCGCTCCAGGCAGGTTTACCACCCGCGAGATGGCCGAAATTGATTTGGAACCGACCGTTGAGATAGGTCGCCAGATCGGGGATCTGATCGCCGTTGAAGTCGCCCACGACCGGCGCCCCGCGTAGCTGGCTTTGCACCACCGTGGCACTGCTGTCGATCACGTGATGGTTGGACGTGTCGAGGTACCACGTCGTGCCGTTAAACAAGCCGATTTGATCCCCATCGGCCGGTACTCCATCGAAATTGGCCGCCACGGGCACACCGTTGATTTGAAAACCCGCGGGCTGGGTCGTGGCAAAATCCCCCTTGCTCGTGTCGATCACGCCGTCGGAATTCGTATCAATCAACCAACGGAATGCGCCGAGAATCGGATCGTATCCGTACGCGGCCAGTTGATCGAAACCGACTTTCGATTGACCGGCGATGGGGCCTTTGACCCCGATCGAACTCTGCGGCAAGAAATCGCCGGCAAACACCGCGTCGTGTATGCCCATGGGTGAAATCTTTCCCTGCAACGCTGGTGCCACGCCCAACGTGAAAGTCAGATCGCGATTCGTGGCGTCGACATTGGTCGGATCCCAAGTGTTGTTTCCATTGGCGTCCACGTACACGCTGCCGGCCGCATAGGTGCCAATCTCAGGACGGCTGTCGACGGTGAAGCGCGCCACAAAACTGCCCCCTGGCTGACCATCGCCCGAGGGGAAAATCGGCGAGCCGTTGGGTTCGATGGCATTGCTTTCGCCATCCAGCTTGTTGCCGGCTGGATCGACAAGTCCCGAATCCTTGATCGTGAGCGTGAAGCGGTCGTCAGGCAGCGGTTGTGCGAAAACCAACTTCACGGTTGCCGTCGCCGGCTGGCCGTTTACGATCGGATCGTTCGTGACGATGATCTGGCTGATCGAGATAACGCCGTTGGCATCCCCGACCAGTTGATATTGGCCAAGTGTCGACGCAATGTCGGCGAGAATGGCGGGATCGTTGGGGAAATCAGTCGGATCGCGTAAAGGATTATCGAGGACGTGGATCGTCAATGCATCGACAAGCGGTGTGGGACCGTTCGGAGCATTGTCTGGCTTCAGCCCGAAGATGTTGAATGAGGATGCCACGCCGCCGGTCGTGATGATCTGAATCGGCGGGGTCGCGGGCGCACTGGGGGGCGGAGCAATCTGCGGGCCTTGCGTATCGAGGAAGATATTGATCTGCAGATTGTTGGCCTCGGGGCTGTTGCCGTTGTTGATGTTGCCGGCTAGATCCTCAGCAGTGATGAACAGGTGACGCAGGCCATCGTACTTGCTGAAGAACTTCGGATCGTTGAGATTTACCGTCGACGTAATCGTCCACTGCCCGTTGGGGTCGGCGTTGGTTCCGTCGGTCGGCACAGCAGTCGTTTGGCCGATCAGCACGGGACTTCCCGTGCTGTCCAGCACAAAGAGCTTGATGATCGCGTTGGCCTCGGCGGTGCCATAGAACGTCGGCGCTGTCACGTTCGTGATGCGGTCGGCCGTGGTGAAGGAATCGGTCGTTCCCAGTGCGCCCGAGTCACTTGTCGGAGCCAGCCCGGTGCTTGTTCCCGTCGGCGAAACGATGCCGAAGCGCGCCGGGGGAACCACGGTGTCGACCGTGATATTGAGCGTGGCGCTATTCGCCCCGAAGCCGGTTTCGGTAGGCGTCGAAGCGGCCGAGAGCCGCGGATCGACCATCTGCACAGCGGCGACCAGGCCGTGCAACCCGTCGGTAAGCGTCACCGCGGGGGACAAGGTCGAGAGATCGATCTGATACAGCCCGGGCAGAACTTGTCCGGGGTTTGCAGGATCGGGCGAGGGGACGGCATAGCCAATCAGGTTCGGCGGCGCGCCCGGTGTCCGCGTGTCGAACAAGGCCACGCGATAGCCGGCCTTGGTGCCATCGGAATAAGGAATCGGAATCGTGCCAATTGGCGGCGAGGCGGGAGTCGTCGCGCCATTGACCAGGTTGCCCGGCACATCGTTGATAAAGATTCCGTCGTCCAGCCGGATATAGATGAGCGGTTGATTGTCGTTCGTCACGTTGTCGAATTGCGACCGCCCGGTATCGTCCTGCGGCGCATTGGTCGGTAGATCTCCGGTTCCGTTATTGCGCGACAGCTCCAGGTTGTACGGCGTCGGCGCTGGCGTGTTGATGATCGTGGCGTTGTAAGCGTTGACGACTACCGAGCTCGCGCCTTCGGAGGTGATACCGAACACATGCAGGTAGTAGGTCTGCCCGGCAACCACTGGTATCCGCACGCGAGCGTCGCCCGTTGCGGGCAAGCCCGATCCGAAGCTCAGCGGCGAGCCGATCGCCGAGATAGCCGCGTTCCCTAGAATGTTGCCTTGTCCGTCGACGACCTGGGCATTCAACTGTCCTCCGCCCGGCAATAACGCGGTCGAGAAATTCTTGAAATAGACCTGGAAGTCGAGCGTGCCGGTCTGTTGGGCCACGACTCGATAATAATCCTGATCCGCGGGCGCCGGCGGATTTGTATTCGAGTTGGGGAAGATCGACGCATTCTGAATCTGCAACGTCGATCCGGAACCCAGGAAGGCGGCGTTAGCGATCGACTCGTTCGGCTCGTAGAGATCCGGTCCCATGTCCAGCAACTGTGGCTGGCCATCGGCTCCAGTGGCGACGTTGGGCGAGACGATTTCCACGTTCTTGTACGCGATATCCGGCTCGGCCACGGCTGCCTGATAAGCACGGACAACACCTGTGTCTGCGACGCGACCCTTGTTAACCACCACGAAGTTGTTGGCCGCGTTCGCGTTGACGACCAATGCGTCACTGGCATTGGGGTCTCCCCCATCAATGGTCACGGGCAATCCGCCCGCAGAGGCGAGCGCCGGATTGACCGTAAACGTATCGTCCCCGGCCAACCCCGATACGGTCAGCGACGTGACCGTGCTGGCAAGCGTGACGGCTTTCAGAATCGAGCTGCCGTTGGTGAGAATGGTAACGTTGCGCGTCGGACTTTCCGTGACGACGATCGAATCGCTGTCGCTGGTGCCGTTGACCAGCGCCTGCTTCGTTTTGCCGAGGGTAAAGGTTCCCCCCACGGCCGAGAAATTGATGGTGGGAGTCGCGGCCGCGCTGCTCGTGACTGACCCCGAGGAGCTATTCGAGCCGCCTTCGTTAATCGGCGTGTAGGTCAGATTATCGTTGCCGGTTCCGAGCACGGTGAGGTTGTCGCCCGCAGCACCGTGTCCGGCTTCGTTGATCGCGGCGATGCCGGTGTATTTCACCGTCGGGATGTTGGTGCCTGCCGTCGTATCGGTGATTTGGCTCAGGCCGAAATCGATTTGCGTATTTTCGCTGGCAAGCGCCGTGTAATTGATCACGCTGGTCGTACCAGGGCCATTCCCTTGCACGGTGACGGTCGTTGCCGCGGCGACGTTGGTCAGCGGGGTAGTGAAGTCAAAGGAGTAGGTGTCATTACCCCCTAAGCCGCGGAACTTGATCGACGCCGTAACACCGACGAACAACGTGGCTTGCGGGATCGAGCTAGCCGTGGAAAGTTGCACGGCCGGACCGCTGATTCCGCCCACGGTTTGCTGGGAATAGAGGAAGGTATCGTCTCCCGATGTCCCATCAACGAGCACGGTGTCGATGCCTGTCGCCGGCGCAGAGGGCAAGATGCCGAAGCCCTGAAATCCAACATAGGTAATCGGCACGAAGGTGAACAGCGGATGCCCCGCCTGGCCAGCGGCGAGAAATCCGGTTATCGAACCGGAATAAGGAGACGTGCCGGGCGCAATTTCGAAGGTGGCGTTGGCGCCGCTATCCGTTTCTTCGAAACCATCGCCGTCCTCGGTTTGTCCGACGAGATTTAAATTCTCAGTTTTCGAAAACGTCACAGGCACGAAACTAGCCGTGGCGCTGGCGTCGGCATGCGTGCCTTCGGCGATCGAGCCGGCGCCGGTGCCGGTCGGGGTTACGATCAAATCGTCGAGCGCTCCGGCCACGCCATTCACGGTCAGCGTGTCGCTGGCGGTGGGATCGCCGGCATTTACGGTGATGCTCGTCAAACCCGTGGGCTTGAAGGGAGCCGCCGGCAGGCTTTGCGGCTGATAGTTCAGGTTGATCACGTCGTCGCCGGCCAGGGCATTAATCGTCAGGTTCGTTTTGTTCGAGAACTCGATCGATTCCTGGTTGTCGATTGTCACCTCGCCGTCATTGGCCGGATCGACGGTGCCGTTGGTGTAATTGATTGCGTTGTTCGAGGCCGTGCCGTTGACCGTCAATGTCGCCGACGGAACCGTGTCGATCACGGGAGCCAGGTTTTGGAA
Coding sequences:
- a CDS encoding IS5/IS1182 family transposase, whose product is RTHSWLNRARRLLIRWEKKAANYLGLLHFQFAIVALRAAKVLG
- a CDS encoding efflux RND transporter permease subunit, with protein sequence MFTKVLTRPAFAIVISIVLLFLGVLGIETLPVAQFPNIAPPTVMVSISYPGASANVLVDSVLIPLEQSINGVQNMRFITSSATSAGEATIIIYFEPGTDPNINVVNVQNRVNIVLFQLPPLVVREGILVSQVVPSMLMYLNIYSTDPNSDQTDLFNFANLYVMPRLKRIRGMGIPRNLGNRIFAMRIWLDPDRMRAYNVSTDDVMKALSEQSVIGSPGRLGEATGKTSQSKEYVLTYIGRYNKSAQYENIILKANPDGEILRLKDVCEVELGSQFFDIYSDINGHPAASIALKQAPGSNAAEVIKDIKAELESIKRQSFPPGMDYEFAYDVSKFLDASIEKVLHTLLEAFILVSLVVFMFLGDIRSTLIPTIAVPVSLVGTFFVLRLMGLSINLITLFAMVLAIGVVVDDAIVVVEAVHAKMAQKHLSPYSATGEVMHEISGAIIAITLVMTSVFVPVTFIPGATGTFYREFGITMATSIVLSGLVALTLTPVLCAMILKPHNHSDTNPSPEAGTSNVKRPRGLVGKLVVLLGGAILLCGVTYLAYELWGPLGFGLILLLFMRKPFDHLVERVTGGYVAIVRQIVTRRTLTAAVVGAFGIGILIVNAELATGFIPGEDQGIIYAVLQTPPGSTLEYTNAKSHELEKLAKQIDEVSSVTSLAGYEVLTEGRGSNSGTCIINLKDWSDRKRTARQLIVDLEEKARSMSNVKLEFFEPPAVPGFGNAGGVSLLVLDTTFSADYQRLGEVTDKFMATLRKRKEVSNLFTFYNANYPQYDLIIDNDVAMQKGVTIKDAMDSLNILIGSTWEQGFIRFNYFYKVFVQAKAEFRRYPSDLDNLFVKNDKGDMVPYSAFMTIKNKQGLNEITRYNLYTSAAIQCAPSAGYSTGQAIQAIKEVAAQTLPRGFDVGWTGLAYDEARKGNETVYIFLIVVTFVYLVLVAQYESFILPLAVVLSLPVGLFGSFFFLKALGLADDVYAQIGLIMLVGLLGKNAILIVEFAIQRRQEGVSLADAAVEGAKLRFRPIQMTSFAFIAGLIPLVVATGAGAIGNRTIGTTAAGGMLVGTAVGVLIIPGLYYLFGRLDGGRKLLKGEKNSPLSETLEQRV
- a CDS encoding efflux RND transporter periplasmic adaptor subunit, with translation MKPLSVVVRRPAVLLILVAVLAIGALLALSKMGANASYTHLKEFVRAKFSSHVPQDKADLQNEQKIVVTTPKIEDVIITESFVCQIRSQRHIEVRTLEGGYIDEILINEGQSVKKGDVMFKILPILYKAKLEAENAKASVAQQKYQYTQQLAEQKVVSQNEVSLKKAEMDEAVAKANFAKAELNFADVVAPFDGIVDRLLQREGSLVKEGDVLTTLADNSTMWVYFNVPEKYYLHYMATRKERETDDKIELVLANGDVFPQTGKIGAIEADFNNENGNIKFRADFPNPDGLLRHGQTGTIKILRPLKNVMVIPQRATFDILDKQYVWVVAEDSVVHRTLITFKYELDDIFVVESGLKVTDKIVLEGVREVEDGAKVEYSFRAPEDALKHQKFHAE
- a CDS encoding Ig-like domain-containing protein, which encodes MVFLRLSHQATRSAGRLRERAVRRHPTARHGLRGLEALESRVMLSISPALQLNGDQDFSGENDTFVLKRDSSDTSKLDVTLNGSNSQFTIANFSQINVNGLGGNDTLILDSSNGLISLAINYDGGAAFNQLQLVQTAGDTQTGDNYSVGPNNGQGTSLITGPSGTQSVFFQNLAPVIDTVPSATLTVNGTASNNAINYTNGTVDPANDGEVTIDNQESIEFSNKTNLTINALAGDDVINLNYQPQSLPAAPFKPTGLTSITVNAGDPTASDTLTVNGVAGALDDLIVTPTGTGAGSIAEGTHADASATASFVPVTFSKTENLNLVGQTEDGDGFEETDSGANATFEIAPGTSPYSGSITGFLAAGQAGHPLFTFVPITYVGFQGFGILPSAPATGIDTVLVDGTSGDDTFLYSQQTVGGISGPAVQLSTASSIPQATLFVGVTASIKFRGLGGNDTYSFDFTTPLTNVAAATTVTVQGNGPGTTSVINYTALASENTQIDFGLSQITDTTAGTNIPTVKYTGIAAINEAGHGAAGDNLTVLGTGNDNLTYTPINEGGSNSSSGSVTSSAAATPTINFSAVGGTFTLGKTKQALVNGTSDSDSIVVTESPTRNVTILTNGSSILKAVTLASTVTSLTVSGLAGDDTFTVNPALASAGGLPVTIDGGDPNASDALVVNANAANNFVVVNKGRVADTGVVRAYQAAVAEPDIAYKNVEIVSPNVATGADGQPQLLDMGPDLYEPNESIANAAFLGSGSTLQIQNASIFPNSNTNPPAPADQDYYRVVAQQTGTLDFQVYFKNFSTALLPGGGQLNAQVVDGQGNILGNAAISAIGSPLSFGSGLPATGDARVRIPVVAGQTYYLHVFGITSEGASSVVVNAYNATIINTPAPTPYNLELSRNNGTGDLPTNAPQDDTGRSQFDNVTNDNQPLIYIRLDDGIFINDVPGNLVNGATTPASPPIGTIPIPYSDGTKAGYRVALFDTRTPGAPPNLIGYAVPSPDPANPGQVLPGLYQIDLSTLSPAVTLTDGLHGLVAAVQMVDPRLSAASTPTETGFGANSATLNITVDTVVPPARFGIVSPTGTSTGLAPTSDSGALGTTDSFTTADRITNVTAPTFYGTAEANAIIKLFVLDSTGSPVLIGQTTAVPTDGTNADPNGQWTITSTVNLNDPKFFSKYDGLRHLFITAEDLAGNINNGNSPEANNLQINIFLDTQGPQIAPPPSAPATPPIQIITTGGVASSFNIFGLKPDNAPNGPTPLVDALTIHVLDNPLRDPTDFPNDPAILADIASTLGQYQLVGDANGVISISQIIVTNDPIVNGQPATATVKLVFAQPLPDDRFTLTIKDSGLVDPAGNKLDGESNAIEPNGSPIFPSGDGQPGGSFVARFTVDSRPEIGTYAAGSVYVDANGNNTWDPTNVDATNRDLTFTLGVAPALQGKISPMGIHDAVFAGDFLPQSSIGVKGPIAGQSKVGFDQLAAYGYDPILGAFRWLIDTNSDGVIDTSKGDFATTQPAGFQINGVPVAANFDGVPADGDQIGLFNGTTWYLDTSNHHVIDSSATVVQSQLRGAPVVGDFNGDQIPDLATYLNGRFQINFGHLAGGKPAWSGTVDATINFGFAGVGGVPVAADMNQDGRTDLGLYQPRTSGSSVQNGEWYWLISTNPTASNPTGLDHPFSPTPLGSDIFAQFGAQTALPLVGNFDPPIQTSSPAATNLGSLTNTITTAAQSVQGQQWYSFTAAQSGTVKVSANGASATSPLELSLYDASLHLVSYGTVNTAGQVQLSTPLSANSQYLVRVTGQSSAVSLNVSTATASPSPISDSAYDVNSDGFLNLGDVIALIGTFNQLGPVGLPSAHSLLTAPGGKSLYVDVNGDGVFNMGDVIALISNFNSYGPHAIVSQAASPQVTSHQAVLPSAESTGAAASSTNASDSSSATSSSVTTATDSAFAGGLSDSLVAPLSETSEWSVGSVAQASVAAQSRAATNPSSSGATASVSLPDRSSTVRAAVFAAHAQDSDLLEPDDDDLAVVAAGSSNDD